GTGCCGCAGACCCGCCCAGCGGCGTCTCCTGTGCCGCACGGGCCTGCCAACCCCGCCGACCGGCGTTTCCTGTGCCGCCAGCTCGTCGAGTGGCGGATCGTGTGCCGCCGACGCCGCCCAGCGGCGTTTCCTGTGCCGCGCGGGCCCCCCAACCCCGCCGACTGGCGGATTTTGTCCGCGCGGTTTTGCGTACGCGCTGGTCAGAGGGTTGGCCTTCGTCGAGTGGCGTACATTATCCACCGCTCGACGAGGTGGATGGCCAAGGACGGCACAAGAAACGCCACTGGGCGGCCCGGACGTTGCCGAATCCGCCGTTCGGCGCCGAGTGGCGGATCCTGTACCGGCGACACCGCCCAGCGGCGGATCACGGGTCCGCCAACCCATGACACAGCGGCACAAGACCCGTCCCTCGGCCTTCTCGGCCAACCCCCACCCACGGATCCAGGCGGAAGCGCCGGAAACGGCCTCAAAATGGGGACGGCGCCAGGACCCGGTCGGCCGGAAACGGCCTCCCAAACCCCATTGAGCCGCCTTCCCCAGGTCCCCCTCGGCGCGGCCGGACACGGAATGGTAATAGACGGCAAGGTATCTTTATGCGTGGCCGTGCTCCGACGTCGGGGCCGCGGAATGAACCAACCAACGCAAGCAAAGGACTAACACCCATGACTATCCGTCCTAGTAGAGCCCTGCTCGGCCTTGGCCTGGCCATCAGCGCGACCCTCGCGCTGGGCGCCTGCGGCACCGGCGAAGTTGAAAGGGCCGGCGAGGCCAGCAAGAGCCCAAGCGCGGGGGCCGGCGCCGGGGCCAGCGAAGAGGCGCCAACGGTCAAGACCGTCACCGAAGGCAAGCTGAAGGTCTGCACCAACCCGCCTTACGCCCCGTTCGAGGCCACAGACGGAACCGAGGTCTTCGGCTTCGACATGGACTTGACCACCGAGGTCGCCAATGATCTAGGCCTGGAGATCGAGTTCGTGATCGCCGGCTTCGAGTCGATCGAATCTGCGGCCGCGATCGACACCGGCACCTGCGACATTGGCGCCAGCGCCCTGTCCATCACGGAAGACCGGCTCGCCAAGCTCGACTTCTCCGACTCCTATTACGAGACCACCATGGGCCTGCTGGTCAAAGCGGACTCCGGCATTGCCACCATCGCGGACCTGGTCGACAAGCCGGTCGGCGTCCAGCAGGGCACCACCGGCGAGGACTGGGCGAACGAGCAGCCCGAACTGACCAACATCAAACAGTACGAGGGCCTGGGCGACCAGGTGACGGCGCTCAAGGCGGGCGACGTGGTGGGCGTGTTCAACGACGTGCCGACCTTGACCCCGTACGAGGACGAGGGTTTCACCGTGGTGGACACCTTCGCCACCGGCGACAAGCTCGGCTTCGCAGTCCAGAAGGGCAACACGGCCCTGCTCGACCAGATCAACAAGACGCTGCAGCGGCTCCGCTCGGACGGCTCGTATGACGAATACGTCGCGAAGTGGTTCTCCGTCAAGGAGTGACCGCCCCGCCGAACCAGCCTGTTAGGAGGCGGCTGCCGCAATGACGGTTGCTCAACTTGCGCTCATCTACGCCCCCTGGATCGCGGTGTCGCTCGCGGCCTTGGCCCTTGCTGTCCTGCCGGGAACCTACCGGCGCGGCTGGGTTCGCGGGTGGGTCGCGGGGGCGGCCGTCGCGCTGGTCGCCTACCCGGTGGGGGTCCTGGCGGCACCCGCCTGGCTGGTGGTCACGGTCTATTGGATTCCCGCCGGCGGCGCGGCCGCATCCGTCGCGCTGCTGGCGGCCGGTTTGGCAGGGCTCGCCGGTTCCCGTCGCCGCGCACGCCTTGAGCAAGCCGCCGATGCCGTCCGGTCGCCCGACGCCCCCATTCCGGCCGCCGGTTCGCCGACGTTGGCGGCGGCGCGGGGGTCCGCGCCCGAAGAAGGCCCTGTGGTCGCCGCGGCGAGCCGTGAAGAACCAGCCACGGCGACGCCGCCAAGCGACACGGCGGCGGCCGCTCCCCCCGCCGGAAAGGGCGGCGGCGCGCCAGCGGTCGCGGTCCTGGCCGACGGCCGGCGGCGGGGGCTGCGCCCCAGCGACCGCGCCAGCCTGGTCCGGGGGCTCCAGTACGGCGTGCTGCTCGGAGCGGTCGTCATTTTGGCGCTGGTCACCGACTGGGAGTTGATGTCGCAGCGGCTGTTCACGTTGGCGGGCCTGCGCCGAGTGGGCCCCAGGATCATCCCGGACTTCTTCAACACGGTCCGCTACACTCTGGGGGCGTTCGCGGTCTCCCTGTCGCTGGGCACGGTCCTCGCCCTGATGAAGCTGTCCGCCGCGCGGCTCTACCGGGGGCTGGCCACCGCCTACATCGAGTTCTTCCGGGGCATGCCCGCGCTGATTGTGGTCTTCGCGGTCGCGTATGGGATCCCGATGGCGCTGGGCGTGACCATCCCCACCATCTCCCTCAAGGCGGCGCTGGCGCTGGGCTGCGTCTCCGCCGCCTACATGGCCGAATCGATCCGCGCGGGCATCCAGGCGGTGCCGAAGGGGCAGGTCGAGGCGGCCCGCTCGCTCGGCATGTCGCACGGCAAGACGTTGCAGTCGGTGGTCATCCCCCAGGCGTTTCGGATAGTCCTGCCGCCGGTCACCAACGAGATCATCCTGCTCACCAAGGACACGTCGCTGGTCTACGTGATGGGCTTGGCGACACGCGAATACGAGTTGACCAAACTGGCGCGCGAAAGCCTGTCGGAGCCGCACGGCGGCCTGACCGCGCTGTTCGCGATAGGCGCCTGCTACCTGATCATCACCCTGCCGCTGGGCTTCCTGGTCCGGCGCATGGAACGCGGCTTTGGGAGGGCCAAGTCATGAGCGCCACCGCCGGCGGGGCCGGCCAGGCCGGCCCCGTGATCGAGATTCGCGGGCTGCACAAGAGCTTCGGGGACACCCCCGTTCTGAAAGGCATAGACCTGACCGTGGGCGCCGGGGACGTGGTCTGCGTGATCGGCCCCTCCGGCTCCGGCAAGTCCACCCTGCTGCGCTGCGTCAACCTGCTGGAGCAGCCCACGGCCGGTTCGATCAAGCTGCTCGGAGTCGAGGTGACGGACCCGGATGTGGACATCGACCGTGTCCGCACCCATGTCGGGATGGTGTTCCAGTCCTTCAACCTGTTCCCGCACAAGAACGTCCTGGACAACCTGACGCTGGCCCAGCGCAAGGTCCTGCGGCGCTCCAAGGAGGAGGCGGAGGCGGTGGCCCTGCGCAACCTTGAGCACGTCGGGCTGGCGGACCGGGTGGACGCCTACCCCGCCCAGTTGTCCGGCGGCCAGCAGCAGCGGGTGGCGATCGCGCGGGCGCTGTCCATGGACCCGGCCATGATGCTGTTCGACGAGCCGACCTCGGCGCTTGACCCGGAGTTGGTGGGCGACGTGCTGGCCGTCATGCGGGACCTGGCGCAAAGCGGCATGACCATGATGGTGGTGACCCATGAGATGGCGTTCGCCCGCGAGGTCGGAGACCGGGTGGTCTTCATGGACGACGGCCAGGTGATGGAGGAGGGGCCAGCCGCCCAGGTGATCGGCGCCCCGCGGACCGAACGCGCGCGGGTGTTCCTGCACCGCGTCCTAAACCCGACCGGCATTGACGACTCAGAGCTGGGGCAAACCGAGCCCCCGCAGCCGGGCGACCCGGACTATGTGGCCCCCAAGGGGGGCCACGGAACGCATCCGCGAACCGGCGCGGGCGGCAACGAAGGCGAGGGCTACGTCCCGCTGACCGTGCGCTGACTTGTGGGCCGGCCCGGACGGCATGGGCAACTGAACGAACGTGGTCCGGCCGGGCGAACCGGGCGGCATCGGCGGCTGGAAAGCCGGCGGCTACTTCTTCGAGCGGCCGCGGGCCGTCAAGCGGGTGCCCGCCCAGTCTTTGCCGACCGAGATCGAATTGGCGGTGTGCAGGCCCGCAATTCCGGCGGCCTCGTGGATGTCCGAGGCCTCGACGTAGCCGGGGCGGCCCGGTTTGGGCGTCAGCACCCAGACCACGCCGCCGTGCTCAAGGGGCGACAGCGCGTCGACAATCGTGTCGGTCAGGTCGCCGTCGCCTTCCCGCCACCAGATCAGGGCCGCGTCGGTGACGTCGTCCCAGTCCTCGTCGACCAGGTCCGCGTCGATCGCTTCCTCAATGGCCTCTCTGAGGTCGAAGTCCACGTCGTCGTCATACCCGATCTCCTGCACAACCTGGCCGCCGGTCAGCCCGAGCGGCGCGTCCGGCGGCGCGCCCGCAGAAAAGGTCCCGTCTTTCGGGGTCAACGTACTCATCACCGCCAACGCTAGTCGAGGATTCGCCTGGGCGCACGCGGGGATTCGGCGATTTGTGGCCTGTCCGGGGCGTCAATTGTTGGGTGACCACAAATCGGCCGTAACATGGCGGCATGGCACGGAGCTCCCAAACTCATCCGGTTCCCTGCGCGACCACTGTGGCGCGGCTGTCCTCACACCGGGACCGACTGGTCACGCAGGTCATGAAATCGATCGACTTGGAGCACACGTGGTACCGCGCGCTTTCCGCCGAGGACCGCTCTTGGGTCGGTCTGGTGGCCCAAGCCTCGGTGGACGCCTTCATCGCCTGGTGCCGGGACAAGGGCTCCTCCGCCGGTTCCTCGCAGGAGATCTTCGCGGTCGCGCCGGCCGAGTTGACCCGCACCGTCTCGCTTCACCAGACGCTGCTGCTGGTCAAGAGCGGTGTCGACGTGATCGAGGCGGAGGCGGAGGTCCTGTCCGCGCCGGGCAAGGCTTCCGAGTTGCATGACGCGATTCTCCGCTATTCCCGCGAGTTCGCCTTCGCGACGGCCGAGGTCTACGCCCGCGCGGCGGAGATGCGGGGATCCTGGGACGCCCGCCTGGAAGCCTTGGTGGTGGACTCGCTGATCAGAGGCGACGTCGGCCCGTCGGTGCGGTCCCGGATCGCGGCGCTCGGCTGGTCCTCCACCGGGCAGGCCATCTGCCTGGCGGCCGGAATCCCCGCGCCGCTGGGCGAGGGGCGGGTCCGCGAGGTGCGCTCGGCGCTGCGCGCCGCCGCCCCCGACTCGCTGGCCGGGTTCCAGTCCGACCGCGTTTTGCTCCTGTTCAGCGGCCTGGACGACTTCCAACCGGCGGTCACTTCGCTGCTGCCCGCCCTGGGCGACGGCCCCGTCGTGATAGGGCCGAAGGTGCCCTCGTTGGAAGACCTCCCCCGTTCGATCCGGGCGGCCAACGCGGGCCTGGACGCCTTCGCGGCGTGGCCCGGCGCGCCCCGCCCGGTCCTGGCCGACGACTTGCTGCCGGAACGCCTGCTGATAGGCGACCCGGAGGCGCGCGCCACCTTGCTCGACCGTGCCTACCGCCCTTTGGTCGAGGCCGGCAAGGACGTCGCTTTGACCTTGGCCACCTATTTGGAACTGGGGCGTTCCCTGGAGGGCGCGGCCCGCGTCTTGTTCGTCCATCCCAACACGGTGCGCTACCGGCTGGGCAAAATCACCGAGATCTGCGGCTGGGATCCCGGCGACCCGAGGGAGGCCTACGTCCTCCAGCACGCCTTGGCGGTGGGACGGCTCGGGGCCAGGTAGGGCGCCGCGCGGACGCGCGTCCGCCGGGCGGGTGACGCCGGACCTTTGGAGGGTTCCCACAAAAGCCCTGACGGGGTGCTGTGGCGGATTAGGGCGGCGCGACCGGGGCCGGGGACGGACACTGGAAGGCGTGCGCGCGTTGGTCGCGCCCGGTCAGGGCGCTCAGAAGCCGGGAATGCTGGTCCCTTGGTTGGGCGTGGACGGCGCCCGCGAACGGTTGGCGCGCTGGTCCGAATTGGCCGAGGTCGACCTGTTTGAGCACGGGGTGGACTCCGCGGCTGACCAGATCCGCGACACCGCCATTGCCCAGCCGCTGCTGACGGCGGCCGCACTGTTGTCTTATGAGGCCGTCGACCAGCCCTTCGACCTGGTGGCGGGCCACTCTGTCGGCGAGTTCGGCGCCGCCGTCATTGCGGGCGTGCTGAGCGCGGATGACGCCATGGCGGCGGCCGGCGCGCGCGGGCGGGCCATGGCGGCCTGCGCCGCCGCCCAGCCCAGCGCCATGGCGGCCGTGGTGGGCGGGGCCCCGGACGCGGTCCTGGAGGCGATCGAGCGGTCTGGCGCTTGGGCCGCCAATTTCAACGGGCCCAGCCAAATCGTGGCCGGCGGCCGGGCCGAGGCGATCGACCGCCTGGTGGAGGCGGCCCCGGCGCGGACGCGGGTGATCCGCTTGGACGTGGCGGGCGCCTTCCACACGCCCCTGATGGCGGCGGCGGAGCACGCGCTGAGGGCGGCCTTGGCCGGAGTCCAGGTGGCGGACGCCCAGGTGCCGCTGGTGACGAACCACGCGGGCCTGGCTATGACCAATGGCCACCAGATCATGGAGTCGATCATCCGTCAGGTGACGCTGCCGGTCCGCTGGGACCTGGTGCTGGAGACGTTCGCGGCGCGGGGCGTGGGCGCCCAATTGGAACTCGCCCCGGCCGGAGTCCTGACCGGGATAGCCAAACGCGCCCTCAAGGGCGCCCAACTGGAAACGGTCAACACACCGGAGGCGTTCGCATGAGCGCCGCAGGCGCCAAGCGCCCAGCCCCGATTCTCCGCGAGCCGGACCCCCGGTCCGGCTCGCGGATCGCGGCGGTGGGCGGGGCGCGCGGGGAGCGGTTGGTCACAAACGAGGAACTCGCCGGTCCGATCAACTCCTCGGACGAATGGATCAAGTCCCGGACGGGGATAACCACCAGAGCGCGGGCCACGGCCGACCAGTCGATGCTGGACCTGGCCGAGGCGGCAGCCCGGCAGGCCATAGGCCGCGCCGGCTTGGCCCCAGCACAGGTGGACGCCGTGATCTTGGGATCCGTCACGCACTTCGTCCAGACCCCGGCGGCGGCGCCCCAGTTGGCGGCCAGGCTGGGCGCGGTCGGCGCGGCGGCGTTCGACGTCTCGGCGGCGTGCGCGGGCTACTGCTACGGCATCGGACTGGCCGACGGGCTGGTGCGCGCCGGAGCCGCCGCGAACGTCCTGGTGGTGGGGGCGGACAAACTGTCCGACATGGTGGACCCGACCGACCGGACCATCTCCTTCCTGCTGGGGGACGGCGCCGGGGCGGCCGTGGTCACCGCGTCAGACCGCCCCCGGATAGGCCCCACGGTGTGGGGATCCGACGGCTCCAAAGCCGACCGGGTTGGCCAAAACCTGGACTTCCGCGAGGCGGTGGCCAGCGGAATCTGGCCCACACTGCGCCAAGACGGGCCCGTGGTCTACAAATGGGCCGTGTTCGAAATGGCGAAGGTGGCACTGGCGGCGATCGCGGCGGCCGGCCTGGCCCCGGACGACATCGAAGTCTTCATTCCGCATCAGGCCAACCTCCGCATCATTGAGCAGCAGGTCAAACGGATCGGCTTCGGGCCGGACGTGGTGGTGGCCCGCGACATCGCGGAGACCGGCAACACGTCCGCGGCGTCCATTCCGCTGGCGACCGAACGCCTGGGCCGCGACGACCCGGCCGTGGGGGGGCGCCTGGCGCTCCAAATCGGCTTCGGGGCCGGGCTTGCCTACGCCGCCCAGGTGGTCGAATTGCCGCCGGCCGCAGGCCTTCAAGACATCCCGCAGGACAATCAAGAAGACACCAACGAAAGGAACGCCCGTGGCACTGGACAAGACTGAGGTTCTAGACGGCCTGATCGAGATCATCGTGGATGAAACCGGCTTGGACTCGGCTGAGATCACGCCCGAGAAGAACTTCGCCGACGACTTGGACATCGACTCGATGTCCATGATGACGATCATGACCCTGGCCGAGGACAAATTCGGCGTGGAAATCCCCGACGACTCGGTGGGGACCCTCCACACCGTCGGGGACGCGGTCGACTTCATCGCGGGCGCCTGAGGACAATGGCCGCTCCGCAGATCGTCGTCACCGGCCTGGGGGCGACCACCCCGTTGGGCGGAGACGTGGAGTCGACCTGGCGGGCGGTCCTGGCCGGCGAGCCGGGCGTCCACGCCCTGGACAACACGTGGGCCGAGGATTTCGGGATAGTCTCCAACTTCGCCGCCACGCTGAAAGTGGCCGCCGATGCCGTCTTGTCACGCCAGGAGCAGCGCCGCAACGACCCGTCCGCCCAGTACGCGCTGATCGCCGCGCGGCAGGCTTGGGCCGACGCGGGCGCTCCCCCGGTCGCGCCGGAACGCCTCGCGGTGGTCATGGCGACGGGCATTGGCGGCCTGCACACCATGTTGGGGGCTTGGGACACGGTCCGCGAGCGGGGGGCCCGGCGGCTCCTGCCTTTGACGGTGCCCATGCTGATGCCGAACTCGCCCGCCGCGGCCGTCGCGATCGACTTGTCCGCCCGCGCGGGGGCCCACGCCCCGGTTTCAGCTTGCGCCTCCGGCGCGGAGGCCGTGGTGACGGCCGCCCGCCTGATCGAATTGGGCTTGGCGGACGTGGTGGTGGCCGGGGGCGCCGAGGCGGCGATCCACCCCTTGACGCTGGGTGCCTTCGGCAAGATGCAGGCGCTGTCCACCAGGTCGGATTCGCCGGAGACGGCCTCCCGGCCTTATTGCGCCACCCGCGACGGTTTCGTCATGGGCGAGGGCGCGGGCGTTCTGGTCCTGGAGTCGGCCGCCCACGCCGAGGCGCGCGGGGCGAAGGCCCACGCCGTGCTGGCGGGTGTCGGCTCTTCGGCGGACGCCTATGACGTGGCGCCTCCCGACCCGACGGGCCAGGGCCAATTGCGGGCCATGCGGGCGGCCCTGGCGGCTGCGGGACCCGAGGCGCGGGCGAACCTGGCCCACGTCAACGCCCACGCCACCGCGACCCCGGCGGGGGACCCGGTTGAGGCCCGGGCCATTGCGGACGCGCTCGCGGAAGCCTTGGGCTCGCGGGAGGCCGCCCTGGCGGTGCCGGTCAGCGCCACCAAGTCCATGACCGGCCACCTGTTGGGCGCCGCCGGCGCGGTCGAGTCGATTTTCGCCATCCTGGCGCTGCGGGACCGCCTCGCCCCGCCCACCATCAACATTCAGGAACTGGACCCGGAAGTCCCCTGCCGCGTGGTCCGGGACCGACCGGAGCCGCTGCCCGCCGAAGGCGGCCTGGCGGCTTTGAACAACGCGTTCGGCTTTGGCGGCCACAACATGGCGCTGGTCTTCGCCATCCCCTAAGACCGAAAAACGGGGACGGTACCTATTTCCGGCCGGCCGGAAATAGGTACCGTCCCCGTTTTTCGTCCCCGTTTTTGGCGTCAGCCCACCTGGTGCAGCCAGCGGACGGGGGCGCCGGCGCCCGCGTAGCGGAACGGCTCCAGTTCGTCGTCCCAGGCCTGGCCCAACGCCAAGTCCAGCCCGCGGCGCAGCGCGATCAGGTCGCCCCGGCAGTCGAGGGCGGCGCGGATGCGGTCCTCCGGCACCATGGTGTTGCCGTGGACGTCTACCACGGCGTGGAAGATCCCCAGGGACGGGGTGTGGGACCAGCGGCCGCCGTCCGCGCCGAACGAGGGCTCCTCGGTGACCTCGTAGCGCAGGTGCTCCCAGCCGCGCAAGGCTGAGGCGAGGCGCGCGCCGGTGCCCTGCGGGCCCTGCCAGGAGTATTCGGCGCGCAGAGTTCCAGGCGCGGCGGGTTGGTCCGTCCAGTCCATCGACACGTCCATGCCGAGCACATTGGTCGCGACCCATTCCACGTGCGGGCTGACCGCTCGTGGAGAAGAGTGCACAAAGAGCACGCCGCGCGTGATCACATCAGACATCATCAGCCTCCCAGAATCTACTCGAGGTGCGTCTTCCCCTACGACCTCGGTATCACTTCTGTTCTAGCCAATGGAAACGGACACGGCCTCGCGCGGCGTGCCAACGTCTATTGTGCCCCATGTTGGGGCGGCGCCGCCACTCCGTTAGGCGGCCGTCAAAAGCCGACCTGCCGATTAAGAAATGCTAACCGCGCGGACCCTAGAGTTCGCGGACGGCCGCCATGGCTTTCTTGCGGGTCGCCCGGTCAAGGCGGTCCAGGTAAAGGTGGCCGTCCAGGTGGTCGACCTCGTGTTGAAGGCAGCGCGCCATCAGACCCGTGCCCTCCACCATGACCTCGTTGCCGTCCAGGTCCTGGCCCACAACCCGGGCGTAGAACGCCCGCTTGGTGGGAAACCAAAGGCCGGGCACCGACAGGCAGCCCTCGTCCCCGTCCTGGCTCTGCTCCGACAGTTCCGCGATGACCGGGTTCAGCACGTAGCCGACCTCGTCGTCAATGTTGTATGAGAACGCCCTCAGCGAGACCCCGATTTGATTGGCGGCCAGACCGGCCCGGCCTTCGGTGTCGACTGTTTCCAACAGATCCGCCACCAACGACCGGACGCGGTCGTCAATCTTGGTGATCGGGTCGCACTGCGTGCGCAAGACCGGGTCGCCTATCACCCGGATGTCTCTCATCGCCATGGATTAATCATCCCATGGCGGTGGCCTGGCCTTTCGACTTCAGGCTGAAAGCCCCCACCACGTCGAAGATGCCGCCCACCACCAGCGCGGCGCCGGCCACGATCAACAGCGGCAGCAGCATCTCCGCCGGCCAGAGGATCAGGATCACCCCGGCCACCAGCGACACCACCGCGAAGGCGATCGCCCAGCCGCGGCCTTGGCGGCGCGGCGGCAGCAGCGCCAGGGTGGCGGCGCCCTCCATCATCCAGGCGAAGCCGATCAGCAGCACGGTCGCCAACAAGCCGAAGCCCGGAAAGCGAATCGCCACCGCTCCGATGGCCGCCAGCAGGACGCCCAGGATGACGTTGAGGATCCGCAGGCCGGCCGTGAAACTGGAGTCGACGGCACCCATGACGATCCGGATGACGCCGGCCACGACGAAGAAGATCCCGACCACGAAGGCGAACGCCTCCAGCGACAGGCCCGGCAAGAACAGGATCAGCGCGCCCAGGACCAGGCCGGCCAGGCCCCGGACCACCAGCCAGGCTTTGAGCCGGCCGACCGACGCGGGGCTCAGGAAGAATGGGCGGCCGAACAGGCCGATCGCCTCAGCGCGGGCGGCGGCCTGCCGCTCCGCCTCGGCGGCGGGGTTTGTGAATTGTTGAGTTTGCGTCATGCGACTGTTCCTCGATTCTGCGTGTCAGCCACGGCGATGCCTCGATCTGTCCGCGGCATGTTTTCGGGTCGGACCAGGTGTCTGACCCGGGGATTGGGCGTGGCTAGCGCCAGGGCTTGGCGTTCAAGCTCCCGGTCGTATCCTGTGATGCGCTCCTCGCGTTGGGCGATGTGCTCGCCCCAGGTCGGCAAGGTGTACTGCTCGACAAAGCTGCCCAGGTCCGCGACGTCTTGCCACAAGTCCCAGCTTGTGGCGCCAGTGCGCCGGCGGGAGGTCGCCAAGGCGCGGATCGCCCGTTCAAACCCCGCCACATGGTCCTTAGAAACCTCGTATTCGACTTGGATCAAGACCGGTCCCGCGGCGGCCGGCACCGCGTCGTCCGGGGCGGTTTCCGGCATGGCGGCGATTTCCCTGTCCAGGGCGCCGGTCGAATGGTAGAGGGGCCAGACGGCCATGGTGACCAGGCCGGCCAGGACCAGCGCCGCCCCCACGGCCAGGGTGGCGACCGGCCCGAGCGCGCTGGCCACCGCCCCCCACACGGCCGAGCCCACGCCTTGTCCGCCCATGAAGACAATCGAGTAGACGGCCAGCGAGCGCGCCCTGACCCAGGCGGGCAGGGTCAGCATCATGGCGGTGTTGAGGACGGACAACACGATCACCCAGCCGACCCCTGCGGCTAGCAGCAGCGTCAGGACCAGCGGCAGCGATCTGGCGAAGGCCACCGCCATCATGGCGAGGCCGTAAACGGCGGTGGCGCCCAGCAACAGGCCGTTGTTGTGCAGCCGGCCCCGCAGCCATGGCAAGATCAGCGCCCCGACGACCGCGCCCAGACCCAAGGCGCCCAGCATGACCCCGTAGCCGGACGATTGCTGGCCCATCACGCCGTGGGCGACCACCGCCAGCAGCGCCCAAAGGGCGGACGCCGGGATCACGAACACGGCGGCGCGAAAGGTGATCCGCCGCACTCCGGGCGCGTTGCGCACGTAGCGCAGGCCGGAGGCGATAGCGGGTCCCATGCCGACCGCCCCGCGCGACCTCGGCGCGTCCCGCCAGAGCGCGAGCGCCACGATCACGCTGGCGAAGGAGACGGCGTTGACGCCGAAGACCAGCGCCGGCCCGGCC
Above is a genomic segment from Bifidobacteriaceae bacterium containing:
- a CDS encoding DUF308 domain-containing protein — its product is MTQTQQFTNPAAEAERQAAARAEAIGLFGRPFFLSPASVGRLKAWLVVRGLAGLVLGALILFLPGLSLEAFAFVVGIFFVVAGVIRIVMGAVDSSFTAGLRILNVILGVLLAAIGAVAIRFPGFGLLATVLLIGFAWMMEGAATLALLPPRRQGRGWAIAFAVVSLVAGVILILWPAEMLLPLLIVAGAALVVGGIFDVVGAFSLKSKGQATAMG
- a CDS encoding MFS transporter, with translation MATATIHTGPMAPLVIRVFRWLWLAQLASNVGSWMQSVGAQWMLVGDEHAALLTALVSAASLLPVLLLSLPAGVLADSLDRRWLLIFANGFMACAAGVLALVTWAGDAGPAVVLVLTFALGCGAALGSPAWQAIQPDLVPRYLIPSASAITSANINIARAVGPAVAGALVAWAGPALVFGVNAVSFASVIVALALWRDAPRSRGAVGMGPAIASGLRYVRNAPGVRRITFRAAVFVIPASALWALLAVVAHGVMGQQSSGYGVMLGALGLGAVVGALILPWLRGRLHNNGLLLGATAVYGLAMMAVAFARSLPLVLTLLLAAGVGWVIVLSVLNTAMMLTLPAWVRARSLAVYSIVFMGGQGVGSAVWGAVASALGPVATLAVGAALVLAGLVTMAVWPLYHSTGALDREIAAMPETAPDDAVPAAAGPVLIQVEYEVSKDHVAGFERAIRALATSRRRTGATSWDLWQDVADLGSFVEQYTLPTWGEHIAQREERITGYDRELERQALALATPNPRVRHLVRPENMPRTDRGIAVADTQNRGTVA